DNA from Spirochaetota bacterium:
CTCGTCGGGCAGCGGCGGGTTCCTGGCCCACACCTTCACGTCGAGGATAGCGCGCCTCGAGGTGAACGGCAGGCTCATGTGCGAGGCGGAGTTCTTCGCGTCGTCCGTGGCCGGTCAGGGGCTCCGGCCCCTTTTTCTCTCCGGATGTCCCGTGGCATGCTGGCAGGCGCGGGAGGCCATCACCGGGATAGAGACCTGCGTCATTGACAAGTCAGGGGCCGGGGAATCCTTTGATTACAGCGGGTGGAGAAACAGACTGTCCGATGGGGCCGTGCGGTCCCTTGGGAACGGATCGGCGGAGCCCCTCAGCATAAAGGGCCCCTTTAACGCCCTGGTGACCATGCGGGACGGCGAGGATGAGGCCCGAAGGATAGCGCGGCGATGGGGCATAGAATGCTCGGGGGACACCCTGCGCATCTCCGCTGGCACCATTGATGACCTGTACCTCTCCCTGATACGGATGTGTTATTTCACGCCGCTCATAGAAAAAATACTTCCCCTGGGGCTTGTTCTCTACAACGCCATGGGACGGGCCGGTCTGGCCTGGGCAAGGCATGGGGCGCATCGGTTGGATCCTTTAAATAATTGACATTGAGCCGGTTCTTGACATCATAGGTTTATAAATGAATGGAACAGGATACAGGATGGGCGCGTAACCTCTATGAAAAAACTGGAATCGACCAGAAAAATAATCAACGGAAGCGACATCAGGATATACAAAAAGGGCTTCGGGTATTCGAAGATCACCGTTATCGACTCCACCGATTATTACCTCGCGGCCATGGCCGACGATGACCTGTATCGCGCCATACGGGAAGGGGACCGGGTGGATTCCTACCTCTGGGTGGAGGACGTGGCGTCCTATGAATTCGAACTGGCCTATATCGGGAAGATCACATCGGGCCCGCCGATTATTTTTTTCGGTCATACCGATGCCATCACCAGGAGCCCTGACCGCAAGTGCCTCACCGCAACGGTAAAGATACCCTTTAAGTTCTTCATGTTCGATCCCGGCGACACCAAAAAGGGGATAACGTCGGAGCATATAGTGTATCATGAGGGGACCGTAGTTCTTCTTTCCGACCGTGAAGCGACCATCCAGACAAAAGAGAAAATCGGCGGCTCCAGGTTCCTCAAGGGACAGGTGGCGATTCAGGGCCAGGTCATCGAACTGGTGGGAATGGTGGATGAGTTGAATGAATCGAAGGGGATTTACAATGTCCTCTTTGCCGGAATGCATGAAAAAGAGAGAAAAGCGATTCTTGAATTCATATTTGCGACCTATCGGGAGTAAATGGCGATGGTCCCAGGCGTCACAAACCGAAGGGCAATGATTTTTGATGATTTCTAGACTCACCCCCCGATGATCCTTCTCTGATTATTTTATCATATTTTAGCCAATTTTAATAACAAAAGTCTCGTTTTATACCGAAATTGTTAAATAGATATATCTGTTTATAGCGCCTTACAGAGGATGCGTCATTTTCCCATGAAAAAAAGAAAAATAGTTCATGCCCTGATTCTGCCAGCGATGATCATGTTTTTTATCGGCCCGGCGCTTTCCGCCGTGTATGAACCAGACAAGTTCCGCGTTCACCTCAGGATGGACAAAAAAATATATTATGCCGATGAGGATGTGACGCTTCATATCCATGTGAAAAACATATCAGAGAAGAAGAATTATTTCGAGGTGTATGATTCGCTGGAAAATGAATCGTCCAATTATACGACCTTTCAGCCCCTTGTCTTCGACATGAAGGGCCGGGAAGCCGAGATAACCGTTCCCTACAGGATTGAGAAGAGAGACCTTGCCGATATCGTCAGGGGCCTTGAAAAGCGCATGGTGGAGCTTGCTCCGGGGGAATCCTTCGTCCATACCGTAAACCTCAAAGACCTGTTCACCGTAAATCTCAATACAACCTACCGTGTTCAGAGCCTGTTCTATCCCGCCTTTGAGGAAAACAGTATCATTAAAAGCGACAATGAACTCTCTTTTAAGATCGTGGAACAAAAAAGGTTGAACAAGCCCAGCGAGGTTGATTCGATCGAGCGGGGCATTTCACCTAAAGAAGTAATTTTGTTGACACTGAAGGCTGAAAAAGATAGGGATTGGGACAACTGGATCAAGTTCATTAATGTTGAAAAATATATCAACGCCTTCCCGGAATTTGTACAGAAGTATATCCGGGCCAACTATGAGGAAAAGTCTCAAATAGAAAAAGATTTTATAAAATATGTCACCAGGAACAGGGACGATTACCTGATAAATTACAGAATCGTGCGAGAGGCAGTTGAAAAGGAACGGAAAACTGCCTATGTTGATGTCATAGAGGAGCGGTTCGGAATCCGGTGGACCTACCGGTACAAATACCGGTTCACGCTGGAGCAATACAAAAACCTGTGGCTGATAACCGATGAAGAGGCCACGGTTATGAAGGGTGCCAGAAAATGACCGAAATCCTATCACAAGATGAAATTGATGCCCTATTGACCGCAATTTCAACGGGCGAGGTGGACACCACTGACTATTCTGCAGCCAAGGAGCAGAAGAAGGTCAAGATATACGATTTCCGCCGCCCGGACAAGTTCTCGAAAGACCACATCCGCACCCTCCAGATGATGCATGAAACCTTTGCCCGGTTGACCACGACGGCCCTTTCGGCCCAGCTCCGGGCCCTGGTGGGGGTTCACGTGGCCTCTGTCGACCAGCTTACCTACGAGGAATTCATACGGTCGATCCCAAACCCCACGACCCTGGCCGTCATCAACATGGATCCCCTGAAGGGTTCGGCGGTCCTTGAGATCGACCCGTCCATCACCTTTACGATCATAGACAAGCTCTTCGGCGGCATGGGAGAAGCCACGAAGATCAGCCGGGAGCTCACCGATATCGAGCTTTCGGTCATGGAAGGCATCATTGTCCGCATCCTGGGGAATCTCCGGGAGGCATGGTCGAACGTTATCGACCTCCGGCCGCGGCTCGGCAATATCGAGACGAACCCGCAATTCGCCCAGATCGTCCCTCCCAACGACATGGTCGTTCTCATCACCCTGGAAACCAAGGTCGGCGAGGTGGAAGGGATGACGAACCTCTGTATTCCCTACATCTCCATCGAGCCGGTGATCTCGAAGCTGTCGGCGCAGTACATGTATTCCAGCATCAGGAAGGGCGCCACGGACGAAAACCTTTCGGTCATCCAGAAACGGCTCGAAACCGTCATCCTTCCCGTGGTGGCCGAGCTCGGCGAGGTTCAGGTCGCCGTGCAGGAAGTGCTCCGCCTGAGCGTCGGCGACGTCATCAAGCTGCCGGACACCAAGGTCGGGTCCGACATGACCCTGAAGATCGGCGGCCGCAAGAAGTTCAAGTGCCGGCCCGGCGTGGTGTCAAGCCGCATGGCGATCAAGATCGGCGAGCGCATAGAGGAAGTGCCGGATGAACTGCTGATTTCGAAGAGAAGCGACGATGATTTTTAATTAATTTGAACTGTGCCATGTCACACACAAGGCCCATGGAGCACCATGGGCCTTGTTGCCTATTCAACTTCCCGGCGCAAACACTTTCCTCTGTCATTGCATTGTTTAAACCGATTGTGCAACCGCTGATCCTATGTCAATGCCCGAAGGATACGGTCAGGCAGGTCTTTTTCCGCCCTTGCGATATCGACAGCGGGATCACCGTCCAGCCAGCGCCGCGCCGTTTCTGCAGCCGGACCGATGATGATCATTTCGTACATGAATTCAGGGAGCTTTACAAATTGCCCCGTATCGGCCAGGGAATGGATTGCGGCTGCGATTGTTATCATGGATAAATTTCTTGCGGCTGCGATTTCGTCGGCATACTGGCGGACATAAGGCTGGAACGTGGACGCATGGATAAATCTTGCCTCGTCCGGATTCTTTCTTGTCCATGATAGATACGCCTTCACCAGGGACCGGATGACCAATTCCGGGGTATTTTGCCGTTGGACCGCCTTGGCGATGGTTTTGAGCAGGCCTGAGAGGGACCGTATATAGAGAGCCGCGGCAACGCCGTTCATGCATCCATAATGATGGTAGATGGATCCGGCAGTGGCTCCGGAACGTTCGCTCAGGTCCACCACGGGGATGCGGGTCGTGCCTGTTTCGCGGAAGATATCCATGGCGGTATCCAGGATTTTTGCCGCGGTTTCGTTTCCCCGTTCCTGTTTCCAGCCCATCGGTTATCTGCCGAATCCAAGTTTCATGGCCTGTTCCCGGAGTCCTTCATTGAAAGCGCCATCGAGGGCGATGGGCGCAAGATCCTTTTCCCTGAATCGATCAAAATATTTGCCGGTGACCCCGCTGAATTTCGCATTGTCCGCCAGCCTTAACGGCGCCCTGGCGCCTTCCTCGGGTGTAAGCTGCAGCAGTTTTGCGCAGCGCAAGAACAAGCCCAGGGCCCCGCCGGTGTCTCCCAGGCCGGTCCGTACAACGCCGGGATGGACCGCGTTAAAGGTTACGCCCTTCCCCTCCCAGAGCCGGGCGAATTGCATCGTGCATATCAGATTAAAGAGTTTTGTCGTGGCATAGGTTCTCAAAATGCTGAAGTTTGTGCCGGCGGCGGCAGCCTCGTAGTCCTTCATGCCGATCAGATAAAGCCCGGCGGAAACCTGGACCAGCCTGCAGCGGTTCGCGGTGAACAGATCCTCCAGGAGGATGTTTATGATAAAAGGTCCCAGGTGATTGGTGACAAAGGACTGTTCCAGGCCATCTTCGTTGAATTCCAGTTTCAGGGGCCACATACCGGCATTGTGGATGAATACCGATAGGTTTGGGCACTCTCTTTTAATCCGTTCCGCGGCATCCCTGGCGCCGGCTATTGAACCCAGATCACCCGCGATCCATTCGATGGATCCAATTCTCCTGGCAGCGGCTTCCTCGATAAAGGTCCGAGCACGCTCGCCGCTGCGGCACATAATTTTGACATGGTAGCCTCTTTCAGCCATTGCCAAGGCAATGGCCGCTCCTATCCCCCTGTTCCCGCCGGTCACCACCGCCACTCCTTTCATGGCCCCTCCGTAATTAGAAAACATTATTAGAAATATTTTCTAATTTTATAATACTCCAGCGGGGTGTCAACTTTTTTTACAATACCGAACGCGATTGCCTTTCACCTTTTGCGTGCCGATACGAGGCGATGCGATTTGTGTTGCTTGGCACTGTTCTTCATTGGAATATGACTCATCGCGTGTTCCGCCAGGGCTGTTATGGTGTGGCTTGGATTGACGCCCAGATTCGCCGTAATCATGGAGCCGTCGTCTTTTACGGAAAACCCTGATGCTGTCGTCCAGTGCCTGCGTGATGAGAAAAATGATGGTGCGTCTCGCCCATTTGAAGGGAATTGGACGGTATTCAAAATCCTTTAGTGAGAGCCCCTTTTCTCCGGAGATATCTCCCGGGGCCGAAAGGAGTTATGGTATTTGAATAACGATTACTGCCGTGATATCTTGTTCAGGTACGGCATGGGATCGACGAATTCGGTGCCGATGATGATCTCATAGTGGCAGATATAGCGCGCCGTCTTTCCGGTGCGTCCCACGTAGCCGATGACCTCTCCCTTGGCGACCTGCTGGTCCGGCTCTACCGATACCCGCTGGCAGTGGGAGTAGGCGGTGGTAAAACCGTATTTATGCTTCACTGAGACAACAAGCCCAAGGATCGGGTCCCAGCGGATTTCGCTTATCTTGCCCGGTGCCGTGGCCCGTATCTCTGAACCAGGGAATGCTTCGATATCGATCCCATTATGGTGCTCACTTTCGGCGGCGTTAACGGAATTGCGCTGTCCGAAACGGGAGATGATATAGCCGTTGACCGGCCATATTGACGGGGTGGTTTCGATTATTTTTTTTCGGTATTCCAGGAATACTTTTATTTTAGAAAGGACCTTCTTGGTCGTTTTCAGCTCCCGCTCGATTTCCTGGATGTTCAGGATCTCGATGGGCGGGGCGGTCACGCTGGTGTTTCCATTTTCGCCGCCATCACCGCTTTCAAAGGCCGGCGGGTCCGGATTGGGGACACCGCCCTTGGCCCATAATGAATCAATGTCGCTGCCGGGAGTAAGCGAATACAGGTGGGTGATTTCCGGCTTGAATTTCTGGAAGATGTCATAGAGTTCGTTGATCTCTTCCTTGTATTTTTTTATCTGGATCTTCGAATTGGAGCCGTATTTTTTCAGCTTGGAGACTTCCTTGATGGTCGACGAGTGATTGATGATCAACACGGACGTCACCGTGACCGTCGCCGTCACCGCTCCGGCTATAATGGCGATGGCGAATATGGATACGTGGAAGTTAATAATTCTCTTTTCGGAGTGGGGGATGAACATTATGGTGATGCGCTCATTTCCCTTGGTGACAAAGCGCTTCCACCAGTCTTTTAGCATCGCCTGTTTGGAGCTCAAATGGTCTGAGAGGAACTGCAGAATATTCTTCTGCAAATCATTCAGATTTGTTTCTTTAAAAGGATTCAGGTTCATGACCAGTTTGGTTTCGTCTGCTGTATAACTTGATTAATAAAAAGGCTTATTATTGCTATATTTATCGGTTTAATTGGAACTGAAAAATATTCAAAAAAAATTAATGGATAAAACCCTTTTGTATATAATATTTATTCGATATATTTATGTCAAGTTTTTCTTAATTATAATTAAAGTGAAGGACTTACAAAAATAATGGTTTTTACGGTATATTCATACTTCATAGTCAGTAGAAAATGGCGATGAAAAAGTTACAGGCGCTGGCCATTATGGTTACAGTTTGCCTGTTATGTCTCCCGCTGCCGTCGGTTTAAGCCCGGCCGGTGGATGCGGAGATGCCAGGTCCGCAATGATTTGGATTGCGGTGCGGAATTATTGTTTTATCCTACCCTTGCCGTGTCCGGGTACAGGTCCTTCCTTATCGGTGATACCGGAAAGAGTGATCCGGAACCGTACACTGAATGCTCAAGGAAAAATCCGGACCAGGTGGCGGGTGTTTGTATTGTATTTGGAACGTCACCGATGAATCCCGAGACAGTCAGCGGATGATAGGGGCTTTCAATGGAGTGCCCGCAGGGTTGTGGCGTTTATTCAAGGAATGCAGGGATATAAAGCTGATGTCATTCAGGAGAGTGATTTTTTTTACGTGTAATTAATTATTGACAGGTTCAGGGTATTGGATGGAGATACTTCTTCAGGCAATAGAGAGTTTTCAGTAGGGCATGCCTGTTAAATTCATATATTTTGGAGGGATTCCTGTGACTTTCTGGCAAGAGTGGGGCGGTTATATATTGATCGTTATAGTGCTGGCGGTCGTTGCCGCCGGGGTAGTTGTATATAGGATTCTTAAAAACAAGGTCAAGAAGAAGATGGATGACCAGCAGGAGCTGGTCAATCAGCACAAGGTCCCGGCGTCAATACTGGTGCTGGAAAAGAGAATGGATAAGATCGCCAATGCGAACATTCCGAAATCCGTTATTGAACAGATTCCAAAGGTCTATAAAATAAAAAAAGTTCCCATCGTAAAGGCAAAAATAGGAGCCCAGGTCATGGATCTCCTCTGCGATGAAGGTGTCTTTGAAAAGCTTCCTGAGAGGAAAACCGTACGGGTGGATCTGGCGGGTATATTCATCGCCGCCGTTAAACCGGGAAAAAAGTAGGCCGTGGAACGTTGCATCATTGTTTATTGCACTGTTCCATCCCAAGAAGTGGGAATGAAAATAGCCGGGGATCTGGTTTCAGGGGGATACGCCGCCTGCGTCAATATTGTTCCAGGCCTTACATCGGTTTATCGATGGAAAGGGGATATCTGTAAAGATAATGAATTGCTTTTAGTTATCAAGAGCCGGGGTTCGCTCTTCGATGCGATTTCTTCACGGATAAAGGCAATGCATCCCTATGAAGTGCCTGAAATAATCTGCTATGATATAACCGGGGGGAGTGAACCCTATATACAGTGGCTTATAGATAGTACTGCCTGTTTATAATACAAAATTGCATATAATTGTATTGAATGAACGTATTCCCCAAATGGTGTACAGAAATTTGATTCAGTGTAGAATTGCCAATTGTTTTACCGAATTATTCATTGAATTCATAAAAATTGAATTTTTTTAAAAAATTTATTGATAATTTGAAAAATTTATTTTTATTAAATATTATAAAACAGCGATAAGTAATTTATTCAATTTTGATTCCTTTTTATTTGGAAGGAGGAGAGGTATATTTTATTTCTGATTAAAAAAGTGCAAAATTAATGTTGATTATAGCAATTATCATAATTACATTATAAGGCGGGCGAAATGAACAGAATCACTAACAGCATTATTACCAATAAGTTTGTTAGGCTCATAGAGGAGAATCATCAGGAAATAATTGAACATTTCATGAACGATGTTCTCCGGAACAAAAAAACAGTCGCCTACCGGAAAATGGATCCCCATGAATTATATGACATAGGGATTCGGGTTTATAGGGAATTGTCTAGATGGGTCGAAAGGGGTTTGCCTAAGGAAGAAGTGAAGGAATATTATGCCAAATTAGGCAAAATCAGGCATAATGAAGGGGTTCCGGCTTCTCAATTTTTCCAGGCCCTGGTTCTTTTAAAACGTCACATGTGGCTCTTTGTTAAAGAGAAATTGGAAAATGAAATGACTGATTATAAGCAGGCATTGGAGGTAAGCGATCGGGTTATTCTTTTTTTTGATAGGGCGGCATATTATATGCTGACAGGCTATGAAGAAGAAAACTCTAAAAAATGGTAATTTTAAAAAAATTTAAAATAAAAAATTTTTTTTCGCAAAAACTCTTGACAAAATTTAGCATAAAAAATAATTTCACATTCTCACTGAGTGAGTGTAGCATATTGTTACATCACTTAATAAATCAAAGGGTTACTAAAACGGTTACCTAAAGATTTGAAATAATTAAGCGCCTGTGATCAGGCGAACTGATTGTTGAAAAATCTCCAAAAGCGACAAGGTTGGGGATTTTTTTGTCATATGTGATAGTTCTTTGAAAACTGGGTAGTATATAAAAACTACCTCTGTTAATTTCTTAAATTCAAAATTTGAACCAAATTATCTTTATGATAAATTATCATGGAGAGTTTGATTCTGGCTCAGAACGAACGCTGGCGGCGCGTCTTAAACATGCAAGTCGAACGAGAATCCCGATGCTTGCATTGGGAGGAGAGTGGCGAACGGGTGAGTAACACGTGGATAATCTGCCTCTAGGATTGGGATAACTACTCGAAAGGGTGGCTAATACCGAATAACATGGCACGCTACACAAGTAGTAGCCATTAAAGGTGGGGACCGCAAGGCCTACTACCTGGAGATGAGTCCGCGGCCCATTAGCTAGTTGGCGGGGTAATGGCCCACCAAGGCGACGATGGGTAGCCGGCCTGAGAGGGTGACCGGCCACATTGGGACTGAGATACGGCCCAGACTCCTACGGGAGGCAGCAGTTAAGAATCTTGCGCAATGGGGGAAACCCTGACGCAGCGACGCCGCGTGGACGATGAAGGCCTTCGGGTTGTAAAGTCCAATAAGCGGGGAAGAATAAGCAACGGGTAATATTCGTTGTGATGACGGTACCTGCCTAAAGCCCCGGCTAACTACGTGCCAGCAGCCGCGGTAATACGTATGGGGCTAGCGTTGTTCGGAATTATTGGGCGTAAAGGGCGTCTAGGCGGGGGATTAAGTTGGGTGTGAAATCCCTGGGCTCAACCCAGGAACTGCATCCAAAACTGGTTCTCTTGAGTTCGGGAGAGGAGAGCGGAATTCCCGGTGTAGCGGTGAAATGCGTAGATATCGGGAAGAACACCAGTGGCGAAGGCGGCTCTCTGGCCTAGAACTGACGCTGAAGCGCGAAAGCGTGGGGAGCGAACGGGATTAGATACCCCGGTAGTCCACGCTGTAAACGTTGTGTACTAGGTGTTAGTGACTTGTTCACTAGTGCCGACGCTAACGCATTAAGTACACCGCCTGGGGAGTACGGCCGCAAGGCTTAAACTCAAAGAAATTGACGGGGGCCCGCACAAGCGGTGGAGCATGTGGTTTAATTCGATGATACGCGAAAAACCTTACCTGGGCTTGAACTGTGCCTGACAGGTGTAGAGATACACCCTTCTTCGGACAGGTATAGAGGTGCTGCATGGCTGTCGTCAGCTCGTGTCGTGAGATGTTGGGTTAAGTCCCGCAACGAGCGCAACCCTTACCCCTTGTTGCTAACAGGTAACGCTGGGCACTCTAGGGGAACTGCCGGTGATAAACCGGAGGAAGGTGGGGATGACGTCAAGTCATCACGGCCCTTATGTCCAGGGCTACACACGTGCTACAATGGCCGGTACAAAGAGATGCAATGCCGCGAGGTGGAGCAAATCTCAAAAAACCGGTCTCAGTTCGGATTGGAGTCTGCAACTCGACTCTATGAAGCTGGAATCGCTAGTAATCGTAGATCAGCACGCTACGGTGAATACGTTCCCGGGCCTTGTACACACCGCCCGTCACACCATCTGAGTTGGCAGCACCCGAAGTGGCTGATCTAACCGCAAGGAGGAAGGTTACTAAGGTGAAGTCGGTGAAGAGGGTGAAGTCGTAACAAGGTAGCCGTATCGGAAGGTGCGGCTGGATCACCTCCTTTAAAAGGAAAGTCATATTTAACAGGGGAAATTTAATACTACCCAGTTTTGAGAGAACTGTCATACAAGCCTATTTATCCTATAGGCCTGAACATCATGAACCAGGGCCTGTAGCTCAGATGGTTAGAGCGTACGACTGATAATCGTAAGGTCGGTGGTTCGATTCCACTCAGGCCCAATGGGATGAAATAGGGGGTGTAGCTCAGTTGGGAGAGCGACTGCCTTGCACGCAGTAGGTCATCGGTTCGATCCCGTTCACCTCCAAATGCCTCTGGTAGCCCCGGGTTTAAACCCGGGGCTACCAGAGGCCCGGATCTTTTAAAACGGTTAAGCCAATTTTAATTACAGAAATCAGGTTTAACAATTTCGTCGAAAATCAAATGAGAACATGAGTGCCGAATGCTGACCAGCATTAGGATTCGTGAGGGAACGTTATGTACCCTCGCTCCGAAATTATGAAAATGCCTAAAGCATTTTCATGATAAAATAATATGGTCAAGCAAGTAAGGGCGTACGGTGGATGCCTTGGCATTGGTAGGCGATGAAGGTCGTGGCAAGCTGCGATAAGCCTCGGTGAGGAGCAAGCATCCTTTGACCCGGGGATCACCGAATCGGAAAACCGACTATGGGTGAACCCATAGTATCTGTAACTGAATTCATAGGTTGCAGAGGCTAACCTGGGGAATTGAAACATCTAAGTACCCAGTGGAAGAGAAAGCAATAGCGATTCCCTGAGTAGTGGCGAGCGAAACGGGAACAGCCTAAACCGGTCTTTACGTTACAGCCCAGGAGCGCTGTAGGATCGGGGTAATAGGGTGTGGACGGAGGGTGTCCTGGAACCTTCGGGAAGTTACAAAGTTTTAATCTAGTTGAAGCCGCTGGAAAGAGCGCCAAAGAGGGTGATAGCCCCGTAAACGAAAGATTAAGACCTTCCTGGTTCACACTCCTGAGTACCGCGGGACACGAGAAATCCTGTGGGAATTCACGAAGACCACTTCGTAAGGCTAAATACTCACCAATGACCGATAGTGGACAAGTACCGTGAGGGAAAGGTGAAAAGAACCCCGAGAGGGGAGTGAAATAGAACCTGAAACCGTATGCTTACAAGGTGTGGAAGGGCTATGCTTGCATGCCTGACCGCGTGCCTTTTGTAGAATGAGCCGGCGAGTTACTCTATATAGCGAGGTTAAGTGATAGTAATCACGGAGCCGGAGCGAAAGCGAGTCTGAATAGGGCGATTAGTTATATGGAGTAGACCCGAAACCGAGTGATCTAGCCATGACCAGGTTGAAGTACCGGTAAAACGGTATGGAGGACCGAACGGTTGTGTGTTGAAAAACGCTCCGATGAGTTGTGGCTAGGGGTGAAAGGCCAAACAAACTCGGCAATAGCTGGTTCTCCTCGAAATATCTTTAGGGATAGCCTCGTGTGTTTTGTTACGGAGGTAGGGCTCTGACTGGGCTAGGGGGTCAACAAACTTACCAACCCCATTTAAACTTCGAATGCCGTAACTTTAGAACACGGGAGTCAGACTACGGGGGCTAAGCTCCGTGGTCAAAAGGGAAATAGCCCAAACCAACAGCTAAGGTCCCGAAATGTATGCTAAGTGATAAAGGAGGTGGAGTTGCTTAGACAGCCAGGATGTTGGCTTAGAAGCAGCAACCATTCAAAGAGTGCGTAACAGCTCACTGGTCGAGTGACTCTGCGCCAAAAATGATTGGGGCTAAGCATACTACCGAAGCTTTGGACTCAGTAATGAGTGGTAGAGGAGCGTTCTATACGGGTTGAAGGTCGATCGTGAGGACGACTGGACTGTATAGAAGTGAGAATGCCGGCATGAGTAGCGATAAAACATGTGAAAAACATGTTCGCCGAAAGCCTAAGGTTTTCTGGGCAATGTTAATCAACTCAGAGTTAGTCGGCCCCTAAGGCGAGGCCGAAAGGCGTAGTCGATGGGAAGCAGGTTCATATTCCTGCACCACCCGGTGGAGGTTATCGTGATGGAGTAACGTAGAAAGATATGGGCGCAGGGCGTTGGTTGTCCCTGTTCTTAAGTGTAGGCTTGGGGTTCAGGCAAATCCGGATCCCTTTAAGCCGAGGCTGTAGGGGAGTGAGCCTTCGGGCGAGCGAAGGTCCAGAATCTAGGCTACCAAGAAAAACTTCTAAACGCGAAACTGGGTGACCGTACCACAAACCGACACAGGTAGGCGTGGAGAGAATCCTAAGGCGCTCGTGAGAATCCTCGTTAAGGAACTCGGCAAAATGGTCCCGTAACTTCGGAAGAAGGGACGCCTCACTAGTGTGACACCCCTGCGGGTGAAGCATGAAGAGGCCGCAGAGAAACGGATCAAGCGACTGTTTACCAAAAACACAGGACTCTGCTAAATCGTAAGATGATGTATAGGGTCTGACACCTGCCCGGTGCCGGAAGGTTAAGAGGAGGGGTTAGCCGCAAGGCGAA
Protein-coding regions in this window:
- a CDS encoding M55 family metallopeptidase — its product is MISLHESVYIIADIEGSSGCWDYRSSQFMTPEWAAACVEMSRDMNAVVTALFDAGVRNIYIKDFHRTGYNLLPECIDGRARIIHGYRRGPVPGIGGTYGTKALLMIGMHASSGSGGFLAHTFTSRIARLEVNGRLMCEAEFFASSVAGQGLRPLFLSGCPVACWQAREAITGIETCVIDKSGAGESFDYSGWRNRLSDGAVRSLGNGSAEPLSIKGPFNALVTMRDGEDEARRIARRWGIECSGDTLRISAGTIDDLYLSLIRMCYFTPLIEKILPLGLVLYNAMGRAGLAWARHGAHRLDPLNN
- the fliM gene encoding flagellar motor switch protein FliM → MTEILSQDEIDALLTAISTGEVDTTDYSAAKEQKKVKIYDFRRPDKFSKDHIRTLQMMHETFARLTTTALSAQLRALVGVHVASVDQLTYEEFIRSIPNPTTLAVINMDPLKGSAVLEIDPSITFTIIDKLFGGMGEATKISRELTDIELSVMEGIIVRILGNLREAWSNVIDLRPRLGNIETNPQFAQIVPPNDMVVLITLETKVGEVEGMTNLCIPYISIEPVISKLSAQYMYSSIRKGATDENLSVIQKRLETVILPVVAELGEVQVAVQEVLRLSVGDVIKLPDTKVGSDMTLKIGGRKKFKCRPGVVSSRMAIKIGERIEEVPDELLISKRSDDDF
- a CDS encoding TetR/AcrR family transcriptional regulator is translated as MGWKQERGNETAAKILDTAMDIFRETGTTRIPVVDLSERSGATAGSIYHHYGCMNGVAAALYIRSLSGLLKTIAKAVQRQNTPELVIRSLVKAYLSWTRKNPDEARFIHASTFQPYVRQYADEIAAARNLSMITIAAAIHSLADTGQFVKLPEFMYEMIIIGPAAETARRWLDGDPAVDIARAEKDLPDRILRALT
- a CDS encoding SDR family NAD(P)-dependent oxidoreductase, translating into MKGVAVVTGGNRGIGAAIALAMAERGYHVKIMCRSGERARTFIEEAAARRIGSIEWIAGDLGSIAGARDAAERIKRECPNLSVFIHNAGMWPLKLEFNEDGLEQSFVTNHLGPFIINILLEDLFTANRCRLVQVSAGLYLIGMKDYEAAAAGTNFSILRTYATTKLFNLICTMQFARLWEGKGVTFNAVHPGVVRTGLGDTGGALGLFLRCAKLLQLTPEEGARAPLRLADNAKFSGVTGKYFDRFREKDLAPIALDGAFNEGLREQAMKLGFGR
- a CDS encoding M23 family metallopeptidase — translated: MNLNPFKETNLNDLQKNILQFLSDHLSSKQAMLKDWWKRFVTKGNERITIMFIPHSEKRIINFHVSIFAIAIIAGAVTATVTVTSVLIINHSSTIKEVSKLKKYGSNSKIQIKKYKEEINELYDIFQKFKPEITHLYSLTPGSDIDSLWAKGGVPNPDPPAFESGDGGENGNTSVTAPPIEILNIQEIERELKTTKKVLSKIKVFLEYRKKIIETTPSIWPVNGYIISRFGQRNSVNAAESEHHNGIDIEAFPGSEIRATAPGKISEIRWDPILGLVVSVKHKYGFTTAYSHCQRVSVEPDQQVAKGEVIGYVGRTGKTARYICHYEIIIGTEFVDPMPYLNKISRQ
- a CDS encoding divalent-cation tolerance protein CutA, giving the protein MKIAGDLVSGGYAACVNIVPGLTSVYRWKGDICKDNELLLVIKSRGSLFDAISSRIKAMHPYEVPEIICYDITGGSEPYIQWLIDSTACL